From the Lathyrus oleraceus cultivar Zhongwan6 chromosome 3, CAAS_Psat_ZW6_1.0, whole genome shotgun sequence genome, the window TCTCTTTGTGTGACTCACAAATTTAATCTCATGAATAAAACCGTCTGTTATTAGTCGAATAAGGATTAACTAAGAAAATGTTTTAGCTTAGACGAATAAAACCGTTTGAGAAAATATTATTACATGGTAGAAAATCTTGCTTATTAACACTTTGGAGCTGGTTAGAACTATGAAGCATTGATACCTCTAGAAATAGGTCTGTCGTGGTGTCTGACATGCGTCGGTGTCTGACACTTATATGACACTCATACAACACGTGTCGGACATTTCAGACAAATATTTcaaaaagattttttttttttacttcAAGACACCTTTTTGGATAAATCTCACACACATCTAAAAGTAAAAGGGTTAACATGTAATGAATCGATATTATCAATGAAGAATTAAAGACTTAATTGAATGATAAGGGAGGCTATACCACTTGAGTTGTATGTGTCACAGAAACACACATTTGGAACTTCCATTGAGATTCAAATATACAAATTACTATACCATTGCAGCTGTGGAAATCAATCATTTTTGTCTAACAGATAATATACGTTTCAAAACTAGGAGTAAATAAGCTAAAATCTGAATTTACATATGCTTCTGCAAACTGGTTTAATCAGATAACATGAACATAATTAAGCATATGGAACACAGTTAGGATAAAATTTATGACTGATGCATTAGCAAACTGGCATCAAGTTATGCTTTTGGTGGAGTATTAGCAAACTTCCATGAACATTGAACAAAAGCATCGGTTGTTCGATTCCCTGCCACCTCTGATATTGGCACTGCATCTTCAATCTCCTTCAAATCATCTTCGTTGAGCTTCACTTTAAACGAACCGATATTACTTTCAAGATTTTTCGTCTTAGTTGTTCCTGCAAGTACAACACACGACAAGTTACAAAGTTGTTAtactcaacaacaacaaaaggTTTAGTAACGCGCAAGTAAGTTTCATAAGTACCTAACTTGTCGAGTTCACAAAATGGAAAATAACTTACCAGGGATTGGCACTACATCGTCTCCTTGACGAAGAATCCACGCAAGAGCAAGTTGTGAAGGTGTACATCCATGCTTCTCTCCCAACTTTTCCATTCGAGAATAAAATATCTTGTTCTTGTCCAAATTCTCTCCTTGTAACCTTGGTTCCATTACCTGGTGAAAATCGAGATGTTGGCGAACAATGAATAAGGACATGTTTGGATTTAATCATTTAAGCTTAAGGCTAACATTGACTGACATCAGAAACAACTGAGAGTCCATACCAGAAAACTGTTTGCCGGTATACTTTCCGTGATAGCCCTGCCTCCGAAAAATCCACGGCCAAGGGGACTATATGGTACTAATCCAATACCAAGTTCCCTAAAAGAGTTGGCATCAAACAACCCAAAATCATTTAAAGAAGAACCAAAATCATTTAAAGAAGAACCGTGCACGATATCAAAAAGCAAATATGGTATCAGAGCCTATCGATCGAAGATACCTGCAAAGGGGAACAATATCCGGCTCAATCTCACGAGTCCAAAGGGACCATTCCATTTGAACGGCAGTAATAGGATGAACAGCATGTGCCCGTCTGATTGTATCAGTACTAGCCTCAGATAATCCTATATACTTAATCTTTCCCTCTTCAACTAGCTTTTTCAACTCTCCCATCTGCGATTGATTCAAATCAACAAATAAAGAACACTAAAACCAAACAAATCGGAAGAATAGAGAAAAACATTGCATTAGTTACTCACAGTATCCTCAATGGGAACAGTGGTATCAACACGGTGCTGATAATACAGATCGATGTACTCAACCCCAAGACGTTGAAGACTACCCTCACAGCAAGATCGAACATATTCAGGACTACCGTTTATAACAACTTTACCCAATTCCATTTTAACAACCCCGAATTTTGTAGCAATTTGAATTTGATCTCTTGGTAAATCCTTTAATGCCTGAGAGAGTTATAACAAAATGTTTATGTTACATCTTTTATTTATGTTAAAACAAAAAAAGACATGTACGAGGTTGAAGTTTGTTTGTAGTAGTAGTACCTTTCCGACCAAAACTTCATTAACATGCGGTCCATAAACATCTGATGTGTCGAAGAAAGTGATTCCTTTGTTGAAACAATGTTTGATCAAAGATATAGCAACATCTTCTGGAACAGCATCGTTGTAGATTCCACTGAGGCCCATGCATCCATATCCCAGTTTAGAAACCTGCAAcaagaaaaaaaataaaacattATTAATGATATTCGCAGGAACAAGAAAGTGTGTGATTGGTTTCAAATTCAAAGGTGTTTACTTCTAGGCCTTGGCTTCCAAGCTTCACTCGAGGAATATGATTAGTACTAGTATCTCCCATTTTCTGTATTTCTCTGTTCCACTACAAATTTTCAACACTAACTCTTTCTCTTTCTCTGTATAAAGATtccataataaaaaaaattatttttataacttaaatatttgataattatatatttttttatgttgTTGACCAATTGTTGTTGAACGTTGAGATCTGTGCTGATTTTGTGAATCTTAAAAGTCTAACTTGCATGAATTTTTTTGTAATAAAAAAACAATGCTCttaaattttgaattttgaaCCCAAATAcctcatttaaaaaaaaatccaaaataatcCCGTTTTAAAAAAATTTTCCAAATTATCTcagtttcaaaaaaaaaaacgTAAGGCATATGCGTCACATGAATTGACGCCTACCCTTAAATTTTAAATGGGGGTGTTAATTGGATTGGCTACAGCACGTGGTGatgtcaatccaattgacgcccaTGTGTAATTTTCAAGAAGAGACGTCAATTGATTTAGCGCCTCAGTGTAAtgtgaattttttttattataaatagatgtgttgtgtgattcatttttacatatctcatttcatcatattgcaaacatgtttggtgtttATCGTCGTTATGGAAAAGTGAAGAGGGAGCTgattcgttggttagatggaaaaatactagaaggggaaaaaattagaagtattgagagactcaATAGTATATTTGATTGGATGCGAGTAAAAACTGATAAGGATGatagggaaatgatgtttggacgagatgacatctgtttgattgttgtaatcagttagaaatattctgttttaagtttgcttatgttgtagtgatgtttgttgttaaccttgttgtaacaaaaagataGTGATATATAAAAATGaaaggttacaaaaattgaaaggagatactaaattatgatgcaaatgttgctcctagattgggacatttgttcttattgtGTCTTTGTTGACGACATATAttacataatcttatcattttatcagtcgtatccatttctgttttaaCACGCGTGCTGTTtggccgtccttttttctttcttgcatctcatcgttgtgtcaaactatgtcaccttcatatggagaccagtattcctccattggtagcactgagaagcttttgttatacacattcatgacgATAATGGTCTcgtaaacatcagatagatggttgtaagcgtcttggagagtatgtgcgcatgccgcaatgacatgggagcaaggaatatgaaaggcctggaactttccacaatcgcaccaacttctgtttagattgacagcataggataaatttggcatcccctcattgtggtccattgtttcctgtatattgaaatttttcctatgacggtcaaagattgTAACCGCATGTGTGCTAGCTTACACACCAGAAGGCTTaacatctaacccctaacaaAATTTTCAGACCGGCTACTCATAACTCCTTATCCATCAAAATTTCTGATCCACAAACACATAAACCTACAACCCTAACATGCCAAACACCCAACCATAATACGACgagcataccccgtaccaccaccaacaactagatcatcatcaagacatccaacatcgctatgcacccaacacatcaccctatcATAGCCGCCTTATTcaaaacactcaacgatcatttaacaccaagCGTCTCTCCTCCTACCATAt encodes:
- the LOC127132244 gene encoding perakine reductase: MGDTSTNHIPRVKLGSQGLEVSKLGYGCMGLSGIYNDAVPEDVAISLIKHCFNKGITFFDTSDVYGPHVNEVLVGKALKDLPRDQIQIATKFGVVKMELGKVVINGSPEYVRSCCEGSLQRLGVEYIDLYYQHRVDTTVPIEDTMGELKKLVEEGKIKYIGLSEASTDTIRRAHAVHPITAVQMEWSLWTREIEPDIVPLCRELGIGLVPYSPLGRGFFGGRAITESIPANSFLVMEPRLQGENLDKNKIFYSRMEKLGEKHGCTPSQLALAWILRQGDDVVPIPGTTKTKNLESNIGSFKVKLNEDDLKEIEDAVPISEVAGNRTTDAFVQCSWKFANTPPKA